A window from Leifsonia shinshuensis encodes these proteins:
- a CDS encoding RNA-binding protein has translation MLAPALTHLVKGIVDHPDDVHVVAKSSPRGEVLEIRVNPEDLGRVIGRSGRTAKALRTLVAALADGRRVRVDVVDD, from the coding sequence TTGCTCGCACCCGCGCTCACGCACCTGGTCAAGGGGATCGTCGATCACCCTGACGACGTCCACGTCGTGGCCAAGAGCTCCCCGCGTGGCGAGGTCCTCGAGATTCGCGTGAATCCCGAGGACCTCGGCCGGGTGATCGGCCGCTCCGGCCGCACGGCGAAGGCCCTCCGCACGCTCGTGGCCGCGCTGGCCGATGGCCGGCGCGTCCGTGTCGACGTCGTCGACGACTGA
- a CDS encoding MFS transporter, protein MDRRIARRPHPWWMLSFGVLAQASSTVFVSTPAFLIPLLHTERGLSLAQAGLLASAPTLGLVLTLIAWGALSDRIGERWVIASGLAVTAVAAVAAMFVDSYLALGALFLVGGMASASPNAASGRVVIGWFPKERRGLAMGIRQMCQPLGVAIAAVSVPLLAANGGVAAALVVPAVLCGVSAIVCAVGIVDPPRPPRSAAGGADAHPQAVWRPYRETSLLWRIHGVSMLLVVPQFTVSTFGLVWLVAELHFTSLAAGIVIGVSQFAGAIGRIGIGVLSDRVGSHLRPLRWVSLCAVGVMLLMAAASALGSAAAAVILVVAAIVTVADNGLAYTSVAEIAGPFWSGRALGAQNTGQFLAASVVGPAVGALIGWVGFPVAFAVVALCPAVATPLVPRDRELAVVPA, encoded by the coding sequence ATGGATCGCCGAATCGCCCGCCGTCCTCACCCGTGGTGGATGCTGAGCTTCGGGGTGCTCGCGCAGGCCAGCTCGACGGTGTTCGTCTCCACCCCGGCGTTCCTCATCCCGCTGCTGCACACGGAGCGCGGACTCAGCCTCGCCCAGGCCGGACTGCTCGCCTCTGCCCCGACCCTCGGCCTCGTGCTGACACTGATCGCGTGGGGCGCGCTGAGCGACCGGATCGGGGAGCGCTGGGTGATCGCGTCCGGCCTCGCCGTCACCGCGGTGGCCGCCGTGGCGGCGATGTTCGTCGACTCCTACCTCGCCCTCGGCGCGCTGTTCCTGGTGGGCGGCATGGCGTCGGCCAGCCCCAACGCAGCGAGCGGCCGGGTCGTGATCGGCTGGTTCCCGAAGGAGCGCCGCGGTCTGGCGATGGGCATCCGTCAGATGTGCCAGCCGCTCGGCGTCGCGATCGCGGCCGTGAGCGTCCCACTGCTGGCCGCGAACGGGGGAGTGGCTGCGGCCCTCGTCGTGCCTGCCGTGCTGTGCGGCGTGTCCGCCATCGTGTGCGCCGTCGGGATCGTCGATCCTCCGCGTCCGCCGCGCAGTGCGGCAGGCGGCGCCGACGCGCATCCCCAGGCCGTCTGGCGCCCCTACCGCGAGACGTCGCTGCTGTGGCGCATCCACGGCGTCTCGATGCTCCTGGTGGTGCCGCAGTTCACGGTGTCGACGTTCGGGCTGGTGTGGCTCGTCGCCGAGCTCCACTTCACGTCGCTCGCCGCCGGGATCGTCATCGGCGTCAGCCAGTTCGCCGGCGCCATCGGGCGGATCGGGATCGGCGTGCTCAGCGACCGCGTCGGCAGCCACCTGCGTCCGCTCCGCTGGGTGTCGCTCTGCGCGGTGGGCGTGATGCTGCTGATGGCCGCCGCATCGGCGCTCGGCTCGGCCGCCGCCGCGGTCATCCTGGTCGTGGCCGCGATCGTCACGGTGGCCGACAACGGGCTCGCCTACACGTCCGTCGCCGAGATCGCCGGCCCGTTCTGGTCGGGACGTGCGCTCGGCGCCCAGAACACCGGGCAGTTCCTCGCCGCCTCGGTGGTCGGCCCGGCCGTGGGTGCGCTGATCGGCTGGGTCGGCTTCCCGGTCGCCTTCGCCGTCGTCGCCCTCTGCCCGGCCGTCGCGACGCCGCTCGTGCCCCGTGACCGGGAGCTCGCCGTCGTCCCCGCTTGA
- the trmD gene encoding tRNA (guanosine(37)-N1)-methyltransferase TrmD, with product MRIDIVTIFPTFFDVLDISLLGKARQSGLIELGVHDLRDFTHDRHRTVDDTPYGGGAGMVMKPEPWGEALDAILDGADDPVVVFPSPAGEVFTQRTARELAQEQHLVFGCGRYEGIDQRVFDHAASRARVRLISIGDYVLNGGEVATMAMIEAIGRLIPGVVGNPESLVQESHEDGLLEYPSYTKPAVWRGLEVPPVLLSGNHGAVDAWRHEQQLERTRAVRPDLLS from the coding sequence ATGCGCATCGACATCGTCACGATCTTCCCGACCTTCTTCGATGTGCTCGACATCTCGCTCCTCGGCAAGGCCCGCCAGTCCGGGCTCATCGAGCTGGGCGTGCACGACCTGCGCGACTTCACCCACGACCGGCACCGGACGGTCGACGACACGCCCTACGGCGGCGGGGCAGGCATGGTCATGAAGCCGGAGCCCTGGGGAGAAGCGCTGGACGCCATCCTCGACGGTGCCGACGATCCCGTCGTCGTGTTCCCGTCGCCGGCGGGTGAGGTGTTCACGCAGCGCACGGCTCGCGAGCTCGCGCAGGAGCAGCACCTCGTGTTCGGCTGCGGCCGCTACGAGGGCATCGACCAGCGCGTCTTCGACCACGCGGCTAGCCGGGCGCGCGTGCGCCTCATCAGCATCGGCGACTACGTGCTGAACGGCGGCGAGGTCGCGACGATGGCGATGATCGAGGCGATCGGCCGGCTGATCCCCGGCGTGGTGGGCAATCCCGAGAGTCTGGTGCAGGAATCGCACGAGGACGGTCTGCTCGAGTACCCGAGCTACACCAAGCCGGCGGTGTGGCGGGGGCTGGAGGTGCCTCCCGTGCTCCTCTCGGGCAACCACGGCGCCGTGGACGCGTGGAGGCACGAGCAGCAGCTCGAGCGGACGCGCGCCGTCCGCCCCGACCTGCTGTCCTGA
- a CDS encoding YraN family protein has product MAQKDELGRRGEQVAADWLQERGYTLVDRNWRCPSGELDLILRDGSTMVFAEVKTRSSLEFGHPFEAITARKAARLRRLAAAWCREREPGSTGVRIDAVAVTDAWSERPVVEHLTGIA; this is encoded by the coding sequence ATGGCACAGAAAGACGAATTGGGCAGGCGCGGCGAGCAGGTGGCCGCCGACTGGCTGCAGGAGCGCGGCTACACCCTGGTGGACCGCAACTGGCGATGTCCGTCGGGTGAACTCGACCTGATCCTGCGCGACGGATCGACGATGGTCTTCGCCGAGGTGAAGACGCGTTCGTCCCTGGAGTTCGGGCATCCCTTCGAGGCGATCACCGCTCGCAAGGCGGCCCGGCTCCGGCGGCTCGCCGCGGCCTGGTGCCGCGAGCGCGAACCCGGGTCCACCGGCGTGCGGATCGACGCCGTCGCGGTCACCGACGCGTGGAGCGAGCGCCCGGTGGTCGAGCACCTGACCGGGATCGCCTGA
- a CDS encoding glutamate--cysteine ligase, which produces MQIEFSESERSTVGIEWELALVDASTGDLVQLADEVLRELGTPDGREHPQITHELLLNTVELVSRVHNTVPAAIADLQELIGLVRGVTDPLGVELMCAGTHPFAQWFDQKVTPNERYDRLLDRTQWWGRQMMIWGVHVHVGIDSVDKALPIVNGLLTYYPHLQALSASSPFWAGARTGYASNRALMFQQLPTAGLPWQFGTWANYEEYVQDLVTTGVVEDHSEVRWDIRPSPKWGTVEMRACDGLSTADEVGAVSALIHCLTDRMSGQLEQGVEPVTLQPWFVRENKWRAARYGLDAEIMVAPDGSERLVSDSLRELVDELQPEAERLGCTDELATVLTILDTGGSYQRQLAVAEANGGSLQAVVSSLTHELRSGLGR; this is translated from the coding sequence ATGCAGATCGAATTCTCGGAGTCCGAGCGCTCCACTGTCGGCATCGAGTGGGAGCTCGCGCTCGTGGATGCGTCCACCGGCGACCTGGTCCAGCTCGCCGACGAGGTGCTCCGGGAGCTGGGGACGCCGGACGGCCGCGAGCATCCGCAGATCACGCACGAGCTGCTGCTGAACACCGTCGAGCTGGTCAGCCGCGTCCACAACACCGTGCCGGCGGCGATCGCCGACCTGCAGGAGCTGATCGGGCTGGTCCGGGGGGTGACCGACCCGCTCGGCGTCGAGCTGATGTGCGCGGGGACGCATCCCTTCGCCCAGTGGTTCGACCAGAAGGTGACGCCGAACGAGCGCTACGACCGGCTGCTGGACCGTACGCAGTGGTGGGGCCGGCAGATGATGATCTGGGGCGTGCACGTCCACGTCGGCATCGACTCGGTCGACAAGGCGCTGCCGATCGTGAACGGGCTGCTCACCTATTACCCGCACCTGCAGGCCCTCAGCGCCTCCAGCCCGTTCTGGGCGGGAGCACGGACCGGGTACGCCTCCAACCGTGCGCTGATGTTCCAGCAGCTCCCGACCGCGGGGCTGCCCTGGCAGTTCGGCACGTGGGCGAACTACGAGGAGTACGTGCAGGACCTCGTGACCACGGGGGTGGTGGAGGACCACTCGGAGGTGCGCTGGGACATCCGTCCGTCGCCCAAGTGGGGAACGGTGGAGATGCGCGCCTGCGACGGACTGTCGACGGCGGACGAGGTGGGTGCCGTCTCGGCGCTGATCCACTGCCTCACCGACCGGATGTCCGGCCAGCTGGAGCAGGGCGTCGAACCGGTGACGCTGCAGCCGTGGTTCGTGCGCGAGAACAAGTGGCGCGCGGCACGGTACGGGCTGGATGCGGAGATCATGGTGGCGCCGGACGGCAGCGAGCGGCTCGTGTCCGACTCCCTGCGCGAGCTGGTCGACGAGCTCCAGCCGGAGGCCGAGCGGCTGGGATGCACGGACGAGCTGGCGACCGTGCTCACGATCCTCGACACCGGCGGCAGCTACCAGCGTCAGTTGGCCGTCGCGGAGGCGAACGGCGGCAGCCTGCAGGCCGTGGTGAGCTCGCTCACGCACGAGCTGCGCAGCGGGCTCGGCCGCTGA
- the map gene encoding type I methionyl aminopeptidase — translation MIELRTPAEIEQMRPAGAFVAEVLAATAAAARLGVNLLELDALAHDLIRRRGAESCYIDYHPSFGASPFGKVICTSVNDAVLHGLPHDYRLQDGDLLTLDFAAAVDGWVADSAVSLVVGTPRDEDLRLIDTTRRALAAGIQAAQPGGRIGDISAAIAAVAHAEGYSINTQFGGHGVGRTMHGDPHISNDGRAGRGYPLRPGLVIAIEPWFLETTDEIYTDRDGWTLRSADGSRGAHSEHTVAITEDGPLVLTAP, via the coding sequence GTGATCGAGCTGAGGACGCCCGCCGAGATCGAGCAGATGCGCCCGGCCGGCGCGTTCGTCGCTGAGGTGCTGGCCGCGACGGCGGCGGCCGCACGCCTCGGCGTCAACCTGCTGGAGCTCGACGCGCTCGCCCACGACCTCATCCGCCGCCGGGGCGCCGAGTCCTGCTACATCGACTACCACCCGTCGTTCGGCGCCAGCCCGTTCGGCAAAGTGATCTGCACCTCGGTGAACGACGCCGTCCTCCACGGTCTCCCCCACGACTACCGCCTGCAGGACGGCGATCTGCTAACCCTCGACTTCGCCGCCGCGGTAGACGGCTGGGTCGCCGACTCCGCGGTGAGCCTCGTGGTCGGCACGCCGCGCGACGAGGACCTGCGCCTCATCGACACGACCCGCAGGGCACTGGCGGCGGGCATCCAGGCGGCTCAGCCGGGCGGCAGGATCGGCGACATCTCGGCCGCCATCGCCGCGGTCGCGCACGCCGAGGGGTACTCGATCAACACGCAGTTCGGCGGCCACGGCGTCGGGCGGACGATGCACGGCGACCCGCACATCTCGAACGACGGGCGTGCCGGACGCGGGTACCCCCTGCGCCCCGGACTCGTCATCGCGATCGAGCCCTGGTTCCTGGAGACGACGGACGAGATCTACACCGACCGCGACGGCTGGACGCTGCGCAGCGCGGACGGCTCGCGCGGCGCGCACTCCGAGCACACGGTGGCCATCACCGAGGACGGCCCGCTCGTCCTCACCGCCCCCTAG
- the rplS gene encoding 50S ribosomal protein L19: MHILDQVDAASLKQDIPDFRAGDTVKVHVNIIEGNRSRIQVFQGVVIGRSGEGVRETFTVRKVSFQVGVERTFPVHSPVIDKIEVVTRGDVRRAKLYYLRELRGKKAKIKEKREN, translated from the coding sequence ATGCACATCCTCGACCAGGTCGACGCCGCGTCCCTCAAGCAGGACATCCCCGACTTCCGCGCCGGCGACACCGTCAAGGTGCACGTGAACATCATCGAGGGCAACCGCTCTCGTATCCAGGTCTTCCAGGGCGTCGTGATCGGCCGCTCCGGCGAGGGCGTCCGCGAGACCTTCACGGTCCGCAAGGTCAGCTTCCAGGTCGGCGTCGAGCGCACGTTCCCGGTCCACTCGCCGGTCATCGACAAGATCGAGGTCGTCACCCGCGGTGACGTCCGTCGCGCCAAGCTCTACTACCTGCGCGAGCTGCGCGGCAAGAAGGCGAAGATCAAGGAGAAGCGCGAGAACTGA
- a CDS encoding ribonuclease HII gives MTPVSPSLRFEKALYRQGVTSIVAVDEVGRGALAGPVAVGMVVIDTAVKRIPPGLRDSKLLPEPVRESLDPLCRKWAMNHAVGLATAAEVDSLGIMRCLGLAGARALAQLEEQGALVHESTLILDGNYDYLNPALMRPAKVVTRIKADRDCASVAAASVIAKVHRDRMMIAHDLEYPGYGWASNKGYSSPEHFAAIAELGPSALHRLTWLKQPALLDLAE, from the coding sequence ATGACCCCGGTGTCGCCGTCGCTGCGGTTCGAGAAGGCGCTCTACCGCCAGGGGGTCACCTCGATCGTCGCGGTGGACGAGGTCGGTCGCGGTGCGCTCGCCGGCCCGGTCGCCGTCGGGATGGTCGTGATCGACACCGCGGTGAAGCGCATCCCACCGGGGCTGCGCGACTCGAAGCTGCTGCCGGAGCCGGTCCGCGAATCCCTCGACCCGCTGTGCCGCAAGTGGGCGATGAACCACGCCGTGGGTCTCGCCACCGCAGCAGAGGTCGACTCGCTGGGGATCATGCGCTGCCTGGGGCTCGCGGGCGCCCGTGCGCTCGCGCAGCTCGAGGAGCAGGGCGCACTCGTCCACGAGAGCACCCTCATCCTGGACGGCAACTACGACTACCTGAATCCGGCGCTGATGCGGCCGGCGAAAGTCGTGACGCGCATCAAGGCCGACCGCGACTGCGCCTCGGTCGCGGCGGCGTCGGTCATCGCGAAGGTGCACCGCGACCGGATGATGATCGCGCACGACCTCGAGTACCCCGGCTACGGCTGGGCGAGCAACAAGGGCTACTCGTCGCCCGAGCACTTCGCGGCGATCGCGGAGCTCGGGCCGAGCGCACTGCACCGGCTGACCTGGCTCAAGCAGCCGGCCCTCCTCGACCTCGCCGAGTAG
- a CDS encoding DUF2469 family protein: MDEDEFDDYDREVELALYREYRDVVSQFKYVIETERRFYLANEVEFVRRDTEHDFYFELTMNDVWVWDVYRADRFVKSVRVLTFKDVNIEELSSKEFELPKELALDE, translated from the coding sequence ATGGATGAAGACGAGTTCGACGACTACGACCGCGAGGTCGAGTTGGCTTTGTATCGCGAGTACCGGGACGTCGTCTCGCAGTTCAAGTACGTGATCGAGACGGAGCGCCGTTTCTACCTCGCGAACGAGGTGGAGTTCGTGCGCCGGGACACCGAGCACGACTTCTACTTCGAGCTGACGATGAACGACGTCTGGGTGTGGGACGTGTACCGCGCCGATCGGTTCGTGAAGTCGGTGCGCGTCCTGACGTTCAAGGACGTCAACATCGAGGAGCTCTCCTCCAAGGAGTTCGAGCTGCCCAAGGAGCTCGCCCTCGACGAGTAG
- the rpsP gene encoding 30S ribosomal protein S16 codes for MAVKIRLKRLGKIRAPYYRIVVADSRTKRDGRVIEEIGLYHPTEEPSRIEVDSDRAQYWLGVGAQPTEQVLALLKLTGDWGRYKGDKNAVSTVKVAEGKAEFVADDKKKPVLKPKADKAADVTAEAEAVVEAEVEREEAAEANVVAEAEAIADDASDEKA; via the coding sequence GTGGCCGTCAAAATCCGTCTGAAGCGCCTGGGCAAGATCCGCGCTCCGTACTACCGCATCGTCGTCGCCGACTCGCGCACCAAGCGCGATGGTCGTGTGATCGAGGAGATCGGTCTGTACCACCCGACCGAGGAGCCCTCGCGCATCGAGGTCGACTCCGACCGCGCTCAGTACTGGCTCGGCGTCGGCGCCCAGCCGACCGAGCAGGTCCTCGCCCTGCTGAAGCTGACCGGCGACTGGGGTCGCTACAAGGGTGACAAGAACGCCGTGAGCACCGTCAAGGTCGCCGAGGGCAAGGCCGAGTTCGTCGCCGACGACAAGAAGAAGCCGGTCCTCAAGCCCAAGGCCGACAAGGCCGCCGACGTCACCGCCGAGGCGGAGGCCGTCGTCGAGGCCGAGGTCGAGCGCGAGGAGGCCGCCGAGGCCAACGTCGTCGCCGAGGCCGAGGCGATCGCCGACGACGCGTCCGACGAGAAGGCCTGA
- a CDS encoding GntR family transcriptional regulator gives MPEQPQVYATLRAQILDLDRIPGSRLTERGLETELSASRTPLRAALMRLESEGLVVREGRAWEVSPIDLGEIARLSELRDALETGAVRLSSSRATHDEIAALADELDAYDTALPADEAVRAGTDFHVRLAALSGNHFFADAVDAAMTRLARARWLVARSEEAWQEHREIVRALAARRPDDAAELIHRHIVATHDGLVTALDAQARSLRGRGLAIVS, from the coding sequence ATGCCCGAGCAACCGCAGGTATACGCCACGCTGCGCGCGCAGATCCTCGACCTCGACCGCATCCCCGGCTCACGCCTGACCGAACGCGGCCTCGAGACGGAGCTCAGCGCGTCCCGGACTCCGCTCCGTGCTGCGCTCATGCGGCTGGAGTCCGAAGGCCTCGTCGTGCGCGAGGGCCGGGCTTGGGAGGTCTCCCCCATCGACCTCGGGGAGATCGCCCGGCTCAGCGAACTCCGGGATGCACTGGAGACGGGTGCGGTCCGGCTCAGCAGCTCCCGCGCGACGCATGACGAGATCGCCGCGCTCGCGGACGAACTGGACGCCTACGACACCGCCCTCCCCGCCGACGAGGCGGTGCGAGCCGGCACCGACTTCCACGTGCGGCTCGCCGCCCTGTCGGGCAACCACTTCTTCGCGGATGCGGTGGATGCGGCCATGACCCGGCTGGCGCGTGCCCGCTGGCTCGTCGCCCGGAGCGAGGAGGCGTGGCAGGAGCACCGGGAGATCGTGCGGGCGCTCGCCGCGCGCCGCCCGGACGACGCCGCAGAGCTCATCCATCGCCACATCGTCGCGACGCACGACGGCCTTGTCACCGCCCTGGATGCGCAGGCGCGCAGCCTGCGCGGCCGCGGACTGGCGATCGTGTCCTGA
- a CDS encoding YifB family Mg chelatase-like AAA ATPase, translating to MALARTFAIALDGVRGHVVEVEADISAGLPSFVLIGLPDTALGESCKRVGAAAVNAGCPLSQKKLTVNLSPAALPKQGSGFDLAIAIAALAAAGAVPREAAASAVHLGELGLDGRVRPVPGILPAVLAARDAGFATVLVPAGNLDEARLVDGLEVVGVTSLRAAAIRHGAGLEPVDEEPVAAKAAAVSEAPEPDMAEVAGNDEAVEALVAAAAGGHHLSMVGPPGAGKTMLAQRLPSLLPDLSDDAALEATCIRSLAGPGAAGRLVRRPPFEAPHHTASAVALVGGGSGRITPGAIVRATHGVLFLDEAAEFPPSVLDALRQPLENGRITIHRASGAASFPARFQLVLASNPCPCGRYGSSDAECTCSPMARRRYLARLSGPLLDRVDIRLTVRTMGLAVLRSASDEGATRRTSAQLRRRVEAARARAAERLRGTEWARNAEVAGSWLRANHRLGASAIAPLDRALERGAITMRGYDRTLRLAWTLADLDATSSPDVDHVGRALFLRRGIGA from the coding sequence ATGGCTCTCGCACGCACCTTCGCGATCGCACTCGACGGCGTTCGTGGTCACGTCGTCGAGGTGGAGGCCGACATCTCGGCCGGCCTGCCGTCGTTCGTGCTGATCGGGCTGCCGGACACCGCGCTCGGCGAATCGTGCAAACGCGTGGGCGCCGCGGCCGTCAACGCCGGCTGCCCGCTGTCGCAGAAGAAGCTGACCGTGAACCTGTCGCCCGCGGCGCTGCCGAAGCAGGGGTCAGGCTTCGACCTGGCGATCGCCATCGCGGCCCTCGCCGCGGCCGGAGCGGTGCCCCGCGAGGCGGCGGCGAGCGCCGTGCACCTCGGAGAACTCGGCCTCGACGGCCGCGTACGGCCGGTGCCCGGCATCCTGCCGGCCGTGCTGGCCGCGAGGGACGCCGGCTTCGCGACGGTGCTGGTCCCCGCGGGCAACCTCGATGAGGCGCGCCTGGTCGACGGCCTGGAGGTCGTGGGCGTCACGAGCCTGAGGGCGGCGGCGATCCGGCACGGAGCGGGCCTCGAGCCGGTGGACGAGGAGCCGGTGGCCGCGAAGGCGGCCGCCGTGTCGGAGGCGCCCGAACCCGACATGGCCGAGGTGGCCGGCAACGACGAGGCGGTGGAGGCGCTGGTGGCAGCTGCGGCCGGCGGCCATCACCTGTCGATGGTGGGGCCGCCGGGGGCCGGCAAGACCATGCTCGCGCAACGTCTGCCCTCTCTGCTGCCCGACCTCTCGGACGACGCTGCGCTGGAGGCCACCTGCATCCGGTCCCTGGCCGGACCGGGTGCGGCGGGCCGCCTCGTCCGGCGTCCGCCGTTCGAGGCGCCCCACCACACGGCGTCGGCGGTGGCGCTGGTCGGCGGCGGAAGCGGGCGGATCACACCCGGCGCGATCGTGCGGGCCACCCACGGGGTGCTGTTCCTCGACGAGGCGGCCGAATTCCCGCCCTCGGTGCTCGACGCGCTGCGTCAGCCGCTCGAGAACGGCAGGATCACCATCCACCGGGCGAGCGGAGCGGCGTCCTTCCCGGCGCGCTTCCAGCTGGTCCTCGCGTCGAACCCGTGCCCGTGCGGGCGCTACGGATCGTCGGATGCCGAGTGCACGTGTTCGCCGATGGCCCGCCGGCGCTACCTCGCGCGGCTCTCCGGTCCGCTGCTCGATCGCGTCGACATCCGGCTCACCGTCCGCACCATGGGGCTGGCAGTCCTCCGGTCGGCGTCCGATGAGGGAGCGACCCGGCGGACGAGTGCGCAGCTGCGGCGACGCGTCGAAGCCGCGCGGGCGCGCGCCGCGGAACGTCTGCGCGGGACGGAATGGGCGCGGAACGCCGAGGTGGCGGGGAGCTGGCTGCGTGCGAATCACCGCCTCGGCGCCTCCGCCATCGCGCCGCTCGACCGCGCGCTGGAACGGGGTGCGATCACGATGCGCGGATACGACCGGACCCTGCGGCTGGCGTGGACACTGGCCGACCTGGACGCAACATCGTCGCCCGACGTCGACCACGTGGGACGGGCGCTCTTCCTGCGGCGGGGGATCGGCGCATGA
- the rimM gene encoding ribosome maturation factor RimM (Essential for efficient processing of 16S rRNA), with protein MAGASVSTSSTTEVADHKLPRKEVAPRPGQTELRVGRLTKAHGLKGALKLELFTDEPEKRFVPGAVFTLQVPTASKWHGKTLELRELRWYNGHPVGFFEGVDDRTEAETLVKAILWVSQDVKELPEEEDAWYDHQLVGLDAVRDGVTVGRVARVDHLPAQDLLAVATADGEVLVPFVKAIVPEVDLAAGTVTLTPPAGLFEDLPDDEPEPDAEAEPEADAESESDAETTETSSDED; from the coding sequence ATGGCCGGCGCGTCCGTGTCGACGTCGTCGACGACTGAGGTGGCCGACCACAAACTGCCCCGCAAGGAGGTCGCCCCCCGGCCCGGTCAGACCGAGCTGCGGGTCGGGCGCCTGACCAAGGCGCACGGCCTCAAGGGCGCGCTCAAGCTGGAACTGTTCACGGACGAGCCGGAGAAGCGGTTCGTCCCGGGCGCGGTGTTCACCCTGCAGGTGCCCACCGCCTCCAAGTGGCACGGCAAGACTCTGGAGCTCCGCGAGCTCCGCTGGTACAACGGCCACCCGGTCGGATTCTTCGAGGGGGTCGACGACCGCACCGAGGCCGAGACCCTCGTCAAGGCGATCCTGTGGGTCAGCCAGGACGTGAAGGAGCTGCCCGAGGAGGAGGACGCCTGGTACGACCACCAGCTGGTCGGGCTCGACGCGGTCCGCGACGGCGTCACGGTGGGACGCGTCGCCCGCGTCGATCACCTGCCGGCGCAGGATCTGCTGGCCGTGGCCACCGCCGATGGCGAGGTCCTGGTGCCGTTCGTCAAGGCGATCGTGCCGGAGGTCGACCTCGCTGCGGGGACCGTCACGCTGACGCCTCCGGCGGGCCTGTTCGAGGATCTGCCGGACGACGAGCCGGAGCCGGACGCGGAGGCGGAGCCGGAGGCCGATGCGGAATCGGAGTCCGACGCCGAGACGACCGAGACGTCCTCCGACGAGGACTGA